The Candidatus Moraniibacteriota bacterium genome includes a region encoding these proteins:
- a CDS encoding ribonuclease H-like domain-containing protein — protein sequence MSKLIFDIETVGEDFGKMDKTTQEVVTRWIKKESESEEEYKIALEELKEGLGFSPLTGEIVTIGTLDQETGKGAVYFQAPGEDAKEFEENGIKFQVMAEKEMLEKFWEITGYYKEFITFNGRGFDVPFLMVRSAVHKIRATKDLMSNRYLNLQKWDAKHIDLQDQLSFYGAVRRKGSLHLWSRVFGIKSPKSEGVKGEDVGRLFKEKKFLEIAKYNAGDLRATGELYGYWQKYMQF from the coding sequence ATAAGACCACTCAAGAGGTTGTAACCCGCTGGATAAAAAAGGAATCAGAAAGCGAGGAAGAATATAAGATTGCCCTGGAAGAGCTGAAAGAGGGCTTAGGATTTTCGCCCTTGACGGGAGAAATTGTGACTATTGGCACCTTGGACCAGGAAACAGGAAAGGGAGCTGTTTATTTTCAAGCACCGGGAGAAGACGCAAAAGAATTTGAAGAAAACGGAATTAAATTTCAAGTGATGGCGGAGAAGGAAATGCTGGAAAAATTTTGGGAGATAACCGGTTACTATAAAGAATTTATTACTTTTAACGGCCGGGGGTTTGATGTTCCGTTTTTAATGGTTCGCTCCGCGGTCCATAAAATTAGAGCAACAAAGGACTTAATGTCCAACCGCTACTTAAACCTGCAAAAATGGGATGCCAAACATATTGATCTTCAAGATCAGCTCTCTTTTTATGGAGCAGTCCGGCGCAAGGGAAGCTTGCATTTGTGGAGCCGGGTCTTTGGAATCAAAAGCCCGAAATCGGAAGGCGTAAAAGGCGAGGATGTCGGCCGGCTTTTCAAAGAAAAGAAATTTCTGGAGATTGCCAAATATAATGCCGGGGATCTGCGGGCGACCGGAGAGCTTTACGGCTATTGGCAAAAATATATGCAGTTTTAA